One Micromonospora sp. FIMYZ51 genomic window carries:
- a CDS encoding DNA mismatch repair protein MutL — protein sequence MAILPVLRTPAVPDIPLSQLPSTQAPGLPAPLPSSAVEAVPATTRPAPRPTTSATTEAAPTGSSRPTPRPPRATAPTSTIEDGWTVTTGADGVRSYVRSFRVEGGQAVIRMSATGVVELVTATPADGYAVQQVQNSPDNMAVYFNEPNHSFIIHAMWWDDRPFVQVSEVGG from the coding sequence ATGGCGATCCTGCCCGTGCTGCGTACGCCCGCCGTGCCGGACATCCCGCTGAGCCAACTGCCGTCGACGCAGGCACCAGGTCTGCCGGCGCCGCTGCCCTCGTCGGCTGTCGAGGCGGTGCCCGCCACGACCCGGCCAGCTCCACGTCCGACCACGTCGGCGACGACCGAAGCGGCCCCGACGGGCAGCAGCCGACCAACGCCGAGACCGCCGCGGGCCACCGCGCCGACGAGCACCATCGAGGACGGCTGGACGGTCACCACCGGAGCCGACGGGGTACGCAGCTATGTCCGCTCGTTTCGAGTCGAAGGCGGTCAGGCGGTCATCCGGATGAGCGCTACGGGCGTGGTCGAGTTGGTCACGGCCACCCCGGCGGACGGGTACGCCGTGCAGCAGGTGCAGAACTCACCGGACAACATGGCCGTCTACTTCAACGAGCCGAACCACAGCTTCATCATCCACGCGATGTGGTGGGACGATCGTCCGTTCGTCCAGGTCAGTGAGGTCGGCGGGTGA
- a CDS encoding response regulator transcription factor — MALILLVEDDRNIAAALTRALTEAGHVVRPAGRAAEALKIATEERPDLVILDLGLPDIDGADALRMMRSVSDVPVIVATARRSETDIISLLSAGADDYVTKPFSGGHILARIDAVLRRARPAADQAAKVITVGELTIRPRQRLAELAGRPLQLTRREFDVLAYLAERVGQVVSRRELMTEVWQQARIGEEQTIDVHISWLRRKLGETAAKPRFLRTVRGVGVMMVDPR, encoded by the coding sequence ATGGCGCTGATCCTGTTGGTCGAGGACGACCGCAACATCGCGGCTGCCCTCACCCGTGCGCTCACCGAGGCCGGTCACGTCGTACGGCCAGCCGGCCGCGCCGCCGAGGCGTTGAAGATCGCCACCGAGGAGCGGCCGGACCTGGTCATCCTTGATCTGGGCCTGCCCGACATCGACGGTGCCGACGCGCTGCGGATGATGCGCTCGGTCTCCGACGTGCCGGTGATCGTGGCGACCGCACGCCGCTCCGAGACCGACATCATCAGCCTGCTCAGTGCCGGTGCCGACGACTACGTGACCAAACCGTTCTCCGGCGGACACATCCTGGCCAGGATCGACGCGGTGCTGCGCCGGGCCCGGCCGGCCGCGGACCAGGCCGCCAAAGTGATCACCGTGGGCGAGTTGACGATCCGGCCCCGGCAACGCCTTGCCGAGTTGGCCGGGCGGCCGTTGCAACTGACCCGGCGCGAGTTCGACGTGCTCGCGTACCTCGCCGAACGGGTCGGCCAGGTGGTCAGCCGCCGTGAGCTGATGACCGAGGTCTGGCAGCAGGCCCGCATCGGCGAGGAACAGACCATCGACGTGCACATCTCCTGGCTGCGTCGCAAGCTCGGGGAGACCGCCGCGAAGCCCCGGTTCCTGCGCACCGTACGCGGCGTCGGCGTGATGATGGTCGACCCCCGATGA
- a CDS encoding HAMP domain-containing sensor histidine kinase yields the protein MRWALNRLALAITSMVALAFLVPLAVATGQIAEDRAVSDARQQATSLVTVLGMDADPTLLTNAVASTTAGSTGRLAVHLPDLVPVGTSHVTDAQVQTAAQNRRPTLAPTGDGVAYLQPTVLADGRTVIVEVYVPGAELRRGVRTAWIVLGALAVGLVAGSTLLADRLGSRLVRATRELSDSARRLGGGDLTVRVEPKGPRELQDAAHSFNTMAGDLRRLMDRERELSADLSHRLRTPLTALRLDAEAMPPGPIGDRMRQACDLLDEELEAIIRGVRRGTDGQRNQSADLVEVLADRLAFWSVLAEDQERPWEVAGGDVPVVLPMPRSELILVVDAMLGNVFSHTPDGTAFRVSISPDGLLVDDAGPGIADPTRAVQRGVSEAGSTGLGLDIVRRAAETVGGQLMVTRSPLGGARVGILLRPADAVPEQPRSDRRRVS from the coding sequence ATGAGGTGGGCGCTCAACCGGTTGGCCCTCGCCATCACCTCGATGGTGGCGCTCGCCTTCCTCGTGCCGCTCGCCGTGGCGACCGGTCAGATCGCCGAGGACCGGGCGGTAAGCGACGCCCGCCAGCAGGCCACCTCGCTGGTCACCGTGCTGGGCATGGACGCCGACCCGACGCTGCTCACCAACGCGGTGGCCAGCACCACCGCGGGCAGTACGGGTCGACTCGCCGTACACCTGCCGGACCTCGTGCCGGTCGGCACCTCGCACGTCACCGACGCCCAGGTGCAGACCGCCGCCCAGAACCGCCGGCCGACGCTGGCCCCGACGGGCGACGGCGTGGCGTACCTCCAGCCCACGGTGCTCGCCGACGGTCGCACCGTGATCGTCGAGGTGTACGTGCCGGGGGCCGAGTTGCGGCGCGGCGTCCGGACCGCCTGGATCGTGCTCGGCGCGCTGGCGGTCGGGCTGGTCGCCGGCTCGACGCTACTCGCCGACCGGCTCGGCAGCCGACTCGTACGCGCCACCCGGGAGCTCTCCGACTCGGCCCGTCGGCTCGGCGGCGGCGACCTGACCGTCCGGGTCGAACCGAAGGGCCCACGTGAACTCCAGGACGCCGCGCACTCGTTCAACACCATGGCTGGCGACCTGCGGCGCCTGATGGACCGGGAACGCGAGCTCTCCGCCGACCTGTCGCACCGGTTGCGTACCCCGCTTACCGCGCTCCGCCTCGACGCCGAGGCGATGCCCCCGGGCCCGATCGGTGACCGCATGCGGCAGGCATGTGACCTGCTCGACGAGGAGTTGGAGGCGATCATCCGCGGGGTCCGGCGCGGCACCGACGGGCAGCGCAACCAGAGCGCCGACCTGGTGGAGGTGCTGGCCGACCGGCTGGCCTTCTGGTCGGTGCTGGCCGAGGACCAGGAGCGTCCGTGGGAGGTGGCGGGCGGTGACGTACCGGTGGTGCTGCCGATGCCGCGCAGCGAGCTGATCCTGGTGGTGGACGCGATGCTCGGCAACGTCTTCTCGCACACCCCGGACGGCACCGCGTTCCGGGTCAGCATCTCGCCCGACGGGCTGCTGGTGGACGACGCCGGGCCGGGCATCGCCGACCCGACCAGAGCGGTGCAGCGGGGCGTGAGCGAGGCTGGCTCTACCGGCCTCGGCCTGGACATCGTGCGGCGGGCCGCAGAGACCGTCGGCGGCCAACTGATGGTCACCCGCAGTCCGCTCGGCGGTGCCCGGGTCGGCATCCTGCTGCGGCCCGCCGATGCTGTTCCGGAGCAGCCCAGGAGCGACCGTCGCCGAGTTTCATGA
- a CDS encoding APC family permease → MDQLARRLGVPDAVVIGLGSMLGAGVFVVFAPAAAAAGGTGLLIAVAVAGFVAYCNATSSARLAARYPESGGSYVYGRERLNPFAGFLAGWGFVVGKTASCAAMALTIGAYLWPGQARVVAVLAVLAVTAVNLRGIGKTAAATRVLVVLVLAVLALVAVTGAGHVRLDRLAGSDSVGRGVLTAAGLLFFAFAGYARVATLGEEVRDPRRTIPRAIPLALGIVLAIYLTLAFVTVGVLGADRLAASAAPLADVVSAAGLPGLAWVVRAGATIAVTGVLLSLLAGVGRTTLAMARRHDLPGPLAAVHPRHRVPHRAELAVAAVVIVVVALADVRGAIGFSSVTVLVYYAITNAAALTLGRDRERRLPVQSLAVAGLIGCVLLAVSLPLTNVLAGFGVLALGAAWYALRPARH, encoded by the coding sequence GTGGATCAGTTGGCCCGCCGGTTGGGCGTACCGGATGCCGTGGTTATCGGTCTGGGGTCGATGCTCGGCGCGGGCGTCTTCGTGGTTTTCGCCCCGGCTGCGGCGGCGGCCGGCGGGACCGGGTTGCTTATCGCGGTGGCCGTGGCCGGTTTCGTCGCCTACTGCAACGCGACGAGTTCGGCCCGGCTGGCGGCCCGCTACCCCGAGTCCGGCGGCAGCTACGTGTACGGCCGGGAGCGGCTCAACCCGTTCGCCGGGTTCCTCGCCGGTTGGGGCTTCGTGGTCGGCAAGACGGCCAGTTGCGCCGCGATGGCGCTGACCATCGGGGCGTACCTCTGGCCGGGGCAGGCCCGGGTGGTCGCGGTGCTGGCGGTGCTGGCGGTGACCGCCGTGAACCTGCGTGGCATCGGCAAGACCGCCGCCGCGACCCGGGTCCTGGTCGTCCTGGTGCTCGCCGTGCTCGCCCTGGTCGCGGTGACCGGGGCCGGGCACGTCCGGCTGGACCGGCTGGCCGGCTCCGACTCCGTCGGGCGGGGCGTGCTCACCGCCGCCGGCCTGCTCTTCTTCGCCTTCGCCGGGTACGCCCGAGTGGCCACCCTCGGCGAGGAGGTACGCGACCCGCGACGCACCATCCCCCGGGCGATTCCGCTGGCGCTCGGCATCGTGCTGGCGATCTACCTCACGCTGGCGTTTGTCACCGTCGGCGTGCTCGGTGCCGACCGGCTGGCCGCCTCCGCCGCGCCGCTGGCCGACGTGGTGAGCGCCGCCGGTCTGCCCGGCCTGGCGTGGGTGGTCCGGGCGGGGGCCACCATCGCGGTGACCGGGGTGCTGCTCTCCCTGCTCGCCGGGGTCGGCCGCACCACCCTGGCCATGGCCCGCCGCCACGACCTGCCCGGCCCGCTGGCCGCCGTGCACCCCCGGCACCGGGTGCCGCACCGCGCCGAACTGGCGGTGGCCGCCGTGGTGATCGTGGTGGTCGCCCTGGCCGACGTGCGCGGGGCGATCGGCTTCTCCAGCGTCACGGTGCTGGTCTACTACGCCATCACCAACGCCGCCGCGCTGACTCTCGGCCGGGACCGGGAGCGCCGGTTGCCGGTGCAGTCACTCGCGGTCGCCGGGCTGATCGGTTGCGTGTTGCTCGCGGTCAGCCTGCCACTGACAAACGTGCTTGCCGGTTTCGGGGTGCTCGCTCTCGGCGCCGCCTGGTACGCGCTGCGCCCCGCCCGGCACTGA
- a CDS encoding helix-turn-helix transcriptional regulator encodes MSSYTRWSDIRSDHVERAGGQEAVDAGKQELLATIVGHRLAEIRRTRGLTQQQVAERMGVTKGRVSQIEQGKISGQDVLARYAAAIGGRLHQAIYFDDGNIAAIA; translated from the coding sequence ATGAGCAGCTACACGCGGTGGAGCGACATCCGCAGCGACCACGTCGAGCGGGCCGGCGGCCAGGAAGCGGTCGACGCAGGCAAACAGGAACTGCTCGCGACGATCGTCGGGCACCGGCTCGCCGAGATCCGCCGCACCCGAGGACTGACCCAGCAGCAGGTCGCCGAACGCATGGGCGTGACCAAAGGACGCGTCTCCCAGATCGAACAGGGCAAAATCTCCGGCCAAGACGTCCTCGCCCGCTACGCCGCCGCCATCGGCGGACGCCTCCACCAGGCCATCTACTTCGACGACGGCAACATCGCCGCCATCGCATAA
- a CDS encoding lytic polysaccharide monooxygenase, whose translation MRRKITYPLATLGLVATSLAVPSPAQAHGYVSNPPSRQALCAAGTVRDCGPIQFEPQSVEAPKGSQRCDGGVGQWSVLSDESRNWPARNVGSSVTFTWVLTARHRTADWQYFIDGTRIATFDGGNAQPDATVSHTINLSKFPGRQRLLAVWNIGDTPMAFYNCVDLNVSGGGAPPAAAPPAEPPAAPPAEAPPAEPPAAPPAAAPPAAAPPAAPPAAEPPPAGDGAAWAAGVSYRTGDVVTYQGKRYQCRQGHTSLHSWEPSIYTLALWLPL comes from the coding sequence ATGCGCAGAAAGATCACCTATCCACTGGCAACCCTCGGCCTGGTCGCCACGAGCCTGGCGGTGCCGTCCCCCGCCCAGGCCCACGGATACGTGTCCAACCCGCCCAGCCGGCAGGCGCTGTGCGCCGCCGGTACGGTCCGGGACTGTGGCCCGATCCAGTTCGAGCCACAGAGTGTCGAGGCGCCGAAGGGTTCCCAGCGCTGCGACGGCGGGGTCGGGCAGTGGTCGGTGCTCTCCGACGAATCCCGCAACTGGCCGGCCCGGAACGTGGGCAGCTCGGTGACCTTCACCTGGGTGCTGACCGCCCGGCATCGGACCGCCGACTGGCAGTACTTCATCGACGGCACCAGGATCGCCACCTTCGACGGTGGGAACGCCCAGCCGGACGCGACCGTGTCCCACACCATCAACCTGAGCAAGTTCCCGGGTCGGCAGCGGCTGCTCGCGGTCTGGAACATCGGCGACACCCCGATGGCCTTCTACAACTGCGTCGACCTGAACGTCAGCGGTGGCGGCGCCCCGCCGGCCGCAGCTCCGCCCGCCGAACCGCCCGCCGCCCCGCCCGCCGAAGCACCGCCCGCCGAGCCGCCCGCCGCCCCGCCGGCTGCGGCACCGCCCGCTGCCGCACCGCCGGCCGCACCGCCCGCCGCAGAGCCGCCACCGGCCGGCGACGGCGCCGCCTGGGCAGCCGGCGTCAGCTACCGGACCGGCGACGTGGTGACCTACCAGGGCAAGCGCTACCAGTGCCGGCAGGGCCACACCTCGCTGCACAGCTGGGAGCCCTCGATCTACACCCTCGCGTTGTGGCTTCCGCTGTGA
- a CDS encoding phosphatase PAP2 family protein has protein sequence MRLAPVRPAGWWFDAVLLVALVGLTAALTAGMFFGLDRAVADWADAHRPTAARWIAIVLNYLGQGTPLTLLATGLAGLLAVRLRSVRPLLVPVTAFVFTLLTIGPLKVWTARPAPSASSKEPFLPPEQTLPLFQDELPVRFAQSYPSGHVANAIVWYGVLALLLAPLLADLGRALPRRLVLVIRIGPPAVVLCTTTYLGWHWLTDSVAGLLLGLLLDRLLHRVPWDDLPLPARLRRWDRPFTRPV, from the coding sequence CTGCGCCTCGCGCCGGTCCGGCCGGCCGGCTGGTGGTTCGACGCCGTGCTGCTGGTCGCCCTGGTCGGGCTGACCGCCGCGCTCACCGCCGGGATGTTCTTCGGGCTCGACCGCGCGGTGGCCGACTGGGCCGACGCGCACCGCCCGACCGCCGCCCGGTGGATCGCGATCGTGCTCAACTATCTCGGTCAGGGCACCCCGCTGACGCTGCTCGCGACCGGTTTGGCCGGGTTGCTGGCGGTCCGGCTGCGCTCGGTGCGTCCCCTGCTCGTACCGGTGACCGCCTTCGTGTTCACCCTGCTGACCATCGGTCCGCTGAAGGTGTGGACGGCCCGGCCCGCGCCGAGCGCCAGCAGCAAGGAACCGTTCCTGCCGCCGGAGCAGACCCTCCCGCTCTTCCAGGACGAGCTGCCGGTCCGGTTCGCCCAGTCGTACCCGTCCGGGCACGTCGCCAACGCGATCGTCTGGTACGGCGTACTCGCCCTGCTGCTCGCGCCGCTGCTGGCCGACCTCGGCCGCGCGCTGCCCCGCCGGCTGGTGCTGGTGATCCGGATCGGGCCGCCGGCCGTGGTGCTCTGCACCACCACCTATCTGGGTTGGCACTGGTTGACCGACTCGGTGGCCGGGCTGCTGCTGGGGCTGCTGCTGGACCGGCTGCTGCACCGGGTGCCCTGGGATGACCTGCCGCTGCCCGCGAGGTTACGGCGATGGGACCGTCCGTTCACCCGGCCTGTCTAG
- a CDS encoding type II toxin-antitoxin system Phd/YefM family antitoxin gives MVRITLREFRDGAGRVLDGVERTGEPVIITKYERPVAVLVGIDEWEEIEAFRDRRDAAVIARSRAEGQFVPLSAALESLGVDPREVEALLADRAGGAAA, from the coding sequence ATGGTGAGGATTACGCTGCGGGAGTTTCGCGATGGCGCGGGTCGGGTGCTGGACGGGGTTGAGCGCACCGGGGAGCCGGTGATCATCACGAAGTACGAGCGGCCGGTGGCCGTGCTGGTGGGCATTGACGAGTGGGAGGAGATCGAGGCGTTCCGGGACCGCAGGGACGCTGCGGTGATCGCTCGTTCCCGTGCCGAGGGCCAGTTCGTGCCGCTGTCGGCGGCTCTGGAGTCACTCGGGGTCGATCCTCGTGAGGTGGAGGCGCTGCTGGCCGACCGGGCCGGCGGTGCGGCGGCGTGA
- a CDS encoding DUF305 domain-containing protein, which translates to MASAVRRRLVAAVLLAPFLLGACSTPDAESRPAAGDPVGSETVAEIKASEDYNDTDVMFLQMFVHHQRQGLQMTATAADRAQDPELQTLARAVQATEQDELTMIEGWLEDWGKPTEVDTAPNLHADHGGLPGTGPAEIAALTTVPDAEFDTTFLSLFLAHQHNAMELANLVKDGGKNADTKAFGERVRASRQGEIQQMLKLMNK; encoded by the coding sequence GTGGCTTCCGCTGTGAGGCGCCGGCTGGTAGCTGCCGTCCTGCTCGCGCCGTTCCTGCTCGGCGCGTGCAGCACGCCCGACGCGGAGTCCCGCCCGGCCGCCGGTGACCCGGTGGGCTCCGAGACGGTCGCCGAGATCAAGGCGAGCGAGGACTACAACGACACCGACGTGATGTTCCTCCAGATGTTCGTCCATCACCAGCGGCAGGGCCTACAGATGACCGCCACTGCGGCAGACCGGGCGCAGGACCCCGAGTTGCAGACGCTGGCCCGCGCGGTGCAGGCCACCGAGCAGGACGAACTGACGATGATCGAGGGTTGGCTCGAAGACTGGGGCAAGCCCACCGAGGTCGACACCGCACCCAACCTGCATGCCGATCATGGTGGGCTGCCCGGCACCGGCCCGGCCGAGATCGCGGCGTTGACGACGGTGCCGGACGCGGAGTTCGACACCACGTTCCTGAGCCTCTTCCTGGCCCATCAGCACAACGCGATGGAGCTGGCCAACCTCGTCAAGGACGGCGGTAAGAACGCCGACACCAAGGCCTTCGGCGAGCGAGTGCGAGCTTCCCGGCAGGGCGAGATCCAACAGATGCTGAAACTCATGAACAAGTAG